One Mycolicibacterium rufum genomic window, GGGGTGACCTCCGGGGACTACCGGGTGCTGCGCGGCGGCTCGTGGGCGGTGGCGACAGGCATCCTGCGGCCGAGTTTCCGCAACTGGGACCATCCGATCCGCCGGCAGATCTTTTCGGGCGTGCGGCTGGCCTGGGATGTGTAGGCATCTGGCGTGGCTGGGAGCCCCGGTTTCGCTCGCCTCACTGATGCTCGAACCGCCGTCGGGCCTGCTGGTGCAGTCCTACGCCCCGCGCAGGCAGAAGCACGGTCTGATGAACGCCGACGGTTGGGGCGCAGGCTTTTTCGACGGGACGCTGCCGCGCCGCTGGCGCAGCGCCGCCCCGCTGTGGGGTGACGCGTCGTTCGCCTCGGTGGCGCCGGCCCTGGTGAGTGGGTGCGTGGTCGCGGCGGTGCGCTCGGCCACCGTGGGCATGCCGATCGAGCCCTCGGCGTCGGCGCCGTTCACCGACGGGACGTGGCTGCTGTCGCACAACGGGGTCGTCGACCGCGCCGTGCTGCCCCTGTCGGCGCACGCGGAGTCGACCAACGACAGCGCGCTGCTGGCCGCGCTGATCTTCGACCGCGGCATGGACGCGCTCGGTGACACGATCACCGGCGTAGCCGCGGACGCCCCCAACGCCCGGCTGAACATCCTGGCCGCCAACGGTTCTCGGCTGGTGGCCACCACCTGGGGAGACACCCTGTCGGTGCTGCGCCGCGCCGACGGCGTCGTGCTGGCCAGCGAACCCTACGACGACGACCCGTCCTGGCAGGAGATCCCCGACCGCCACCTGGTCACCGTCGACGGCGCCGCCGGCGACGCTCGGGTGGAGCTCACACCGCTGAAAGGATCGTGATGACGTTCTCGCTGGAGAACTACCTGGCCGCCGACGCCGCGGAGGCGGCGCTGCGCCGCGATGTCCGCGACGGGCTGAGCGGCACGCCGAAGTCGTTGCCGCCCAAGTGGTTCTACGACTCGGTCGGCAGTGACCTGTTCGACCAGATCACCCGGTTGCCGGAGTACTACCCGACGCGAGCCGAGGCGCAGATCCTCGCGGCCCACGCCGGGGAGATCGCCGAGGTCTCCGGCGCCGACACGCTGGTCGAGTTGGGCAGCGGCACGTCGGAGAAGACCCGCAGGCTGCTCGACGCGATGGCCGGACGCGGCGCGCTGCGCCGGTTCATCCCGTTCGACGTCGACGCGGGAGTGCTCGAGGCCGCGGGCGCAGCGATCGAGAGCGAATACCCCGGCACCGACGTCGCGGCGGTCTGCGGCGACTTCGAGGAGCATCTGGGCAAGATCCCGGCCACCGGGCGACGGCTGGTCGCGTTCCTCGGCTCCACCATCGGCAACCTGACGCCGGGCCCCCGCGCGGAGTTCCTGTCCTCGGTCGCGGCAATGATGGAGCCCGGTGACGCTCTGCTGCTGGGCACCGATCTGGTCAAGGACACCGACCGGCTGGTGCGCGCCTACGACGACAGCGCCGGGGTCACCGCGCGCTTCAACCTCAACGTGCTCGCCGTGGTGAACCGGGAACTGGGCGCGGATTTCGACCTGGACGCGTTCGCCCACGTCGCCCGCTGGAACGCCGAGAAGGAACGCATCGAAATGTGGCTGCGGTCCGTGCGCGCACAGACGGTGCGCATCGCCGCCCTGGATCTGGACGTCGATTTCGGCGACGGCGAGGAGATGCTGACCGAGGTGTCGTGCAAGTTCCGCCAGTCCCGGGTGGACAGCGAACTCGGGGCGGCCGGCCTGCGCCGCACCCACTGGTGGACCGACGACGCGGGCGACTTCGGCCTGTCACTGGCGGTCAAGTGAGTCTCGCCGAGGCGTGGCGCGCCGCGCGGCCCCCCGCCGCGGGAGTGCACCTCGACAGCGCGGCGTGCTCGCGGCAGAGCTTCGCGGCCATCGAGGCCGCGGCCCAGCACGCCCGCCACGAGGCGGAGGTCGGCGGCTACGTCGCCGCCGAGGCCGCGGCGCCGGCCCTGGACGCCGGCCGGGCGGCCGTGCGAGCGCTCACCGGCATGTCCGACGCCGACGTGGTGTTCACCACCGGCTCCAACAACGCGCTCGACATCCTGCTGTCGGACTGGCCGGGCGAGCGGGTGATCGCCTGTCTGACAAGCGAATACGGCCCGAACCTGGCGATCATGGCGCGGCACGGTTTCGAGATCCGCGAGCTGCCGGTCGACGGGTTCGGCCGGCTCGACCTCGACGCCGTCGGCGCGGCGCTGGCCAGCGATCCGCCCGCGCTGGTGCACTTCACGATGCTGGGCAGCCACAGCGGGGTGGTGCAACCGGTCCGCGACATCGCCGGGGCGTGCCACACACAGGGCCTGCCGCTGATCGTCGACGCCGCCCAGGGTTTCGCGCACCTGGACTGCGCAGGCATCGGTGCTGACGCGCTGTACTCCTCGTCGCGCAAGTGGGCGGCGGGCCCTCGCGGCGTGGGCGTGCTGGCCACCCGGCCCGGTTTCCTGACCGAGGACACCCGCGGACGGCTCGATCACGCCGAGAAGAACGTCGCGTCACACGTGGGTCTGTCGGTGGCGCTCGGCGAACACGTGGCGGCCGGTCCGGAGGTCATCCAGGCCCGGCTGCGCGAGGTCGGCGCCGCCACCCGCCGCGCGCTCGCCGCACTCACCGACTGGCAGGTCCGCGAGGCCGCGGACGAGCCGAGTGCCATCACCACGGTGCTGCCGCCCGACGGCGTGGACCCGCTGCACGTGCGCGCCCGGTTGATCGCCGAGCACGCGATCGTCACCACCTACGTCGGGGTCGAACGGGCGCCCGGCGAGATGGTCCGCCCCGCCCTGCGGGTCTCCCCGCACGTCGATGTCACCGACGACGACCTCGAGGCGCTCACCGCCGCGCTCGCCGCTGTCTCGGGGGTGTGATCGGGCGCACTTCTGGTTACCCTGCTGCACCACCAGGGGAGGGACGCGCTCATGACAGCCACCGAGTCCGACCAGTCGAGGCCGGAGAAGAAGAAGCGCGACCGGACGCACTGGCTCTACATCATGGTGATCGTCGCGGTCGTCGCCGGCATCGTGGTGGGCCTCGTCGCGCCCGACGCTGCCGCCTCACTCGGCGTGCTGGGCGAGCTGTTCGTCAAGCTGATCAAGATGATGATCGTCCCGGTCATCTTCTGCACCGTCGTGCTCGGCATCGGCAAGGTCAGGGCCGCCACCGCCGTCGGGAAGGTCGGCGGGCTCGCGCTCGGCTACTTCCTGGTGATGTCGACGGTGGCGCTGGCCATCGGCCTGGTCGTCGGCAACCTGATCAGCCCCGGGACCGGGCTCGACGTCACCGCCGACCCGGGCAAGGGCGCCGAGCTGGCCGGTGAGGCCGAATCCGCCGGCGGCGCCATGGATTTCATCTCCGACATCATCCCGTCCACGCTGTTCTCCTCGCTCACCGAGGGCAACGTGCTGCAGGCACTGTTCGTCGCGCTGCTCGTCGGGTTCGGCATCCAGTCGCTGGGCCGGACCGGTGAGCCGCTGCTGCGCGGCATCGAGGCGGTGCAGAAGCTGGTCTTCAAGATCCTGATCGGCGTGCTGTGGCTGGCCCCGATCGGTGCCTTCGGCGCGATCGCCGAGGTGGTGGGCGACACCGGGTTCGAGGCGGTGATCCAGCTCGGGGTGCTGATGCTGGCGTTCTACCTGACGTGCGTGATCTTCGTGTTCGGGGTGCTCGGGGCGCTGCTGTGGATGGTGGCCCGGGTATCGGTGTTCAAGCTGGCCCGCTACCTGGCCCGGGAGTACCTGCTGATCGTCGCCACGTCGTCGTCGGAGTCCGCGCTGCCGCGGCTGATCGCGAAGATGGAACACGCCGGCGTGGAGCCCGCGACCGTCGGCATCGTGGTCCCGACCGGCTACTCGTTCAACCTCGACGGGACCGCGATCTACCTGACCATGGCATCGCTGTTCATCGCCGACGCGCTCGGCGATCCGCTGTCGATCCCCGAACAGCTGGGCCTGCTCGCCTTCATGATCATCGCGTCGAAGGGCGCGGCGGGCGTGAGCGGCGCCGGCCTGGCCACCCTCGCCGCCGGCCTGCAGAGCCACCGGCCCGAGTTGCTCGACGGGGTCGGGATCATCGTCGGCATCGACCGGTTCATGTCCGAGGCCCGCGCGCTGACCAACTTCTCCGGCAACGCCGTCGCCACCCTGCTCGTCGGCTGCTGGACCCATACCGTGGACAGCGGCCGGCTCAACGATGTGCTCGACGGCAACCGGCCCTTCGACGAGTCGACGATGGTCGACGACCACGACGCGACGCACGACGTGCGTGACACACACGAGGCGCGCGACACCTCCGAATCGAGGAAGACCTCTCCGACCGGGTAGGTCGTGTCCCCTCCGGTCGTCCGCACTTGCGCTGCCCGACGATTCGGTTGTGGGTCCGAGGTGTTCTCCAGGTCACATCTGCCGTGCCATGTTGGTGCTCGACACCGCCACGCACTGCAGATCGGCTCTGGAAAGGAACCCGTCGCCATGAAGGTCGAAGATCTCCTCAAACCGTTCCCCATCAAGGAGTTTCACCCGTTCCCCCGCGCCATGATGGGCCCCGGCGCCCACGAGATGGTCGGCCCCGAAGCGCTGAAGATGGGCTTCAAGCGAACGCTGCTGATGAGCTCGGGCCTGCGCGGCACCGACATCGTGCACAACATGGCCGAGTCGCTGAAATGGCACGGCCTCGAGGTCGTGGTCTACGACCAGGTGGAATCCAATCCCAAGGACTACAACGTCATGGATGCGGTCAAGCTGTACCAGGAGAACGAGTGTGACAGCTTCGTCTCCATCGGCGGCGGCTCCACCCACGACGCCTGCAAGGGCGCCCGCATCTCGATCGCGCATGACGGCCGCAACGTCAACGATTTCGAGGGCTTCAACAAGAGCGAGAATCCCAAGAACCCGCCCCACATCGCGATCTCGACCACCGCAGGCACCGGCTCGGAGACCTCGTGGGCCTACGTCATCACCGACACCACCACCGATCCGGACAACCCGCACAAGTACGTCGCGTTCGACGACGCGTCGGTGGCGACCCTGGCCGTCGACGACCCGGTGCTGTACTTCGAGTGCCCCGTCGACTACACCGCGCAGTGCGGCTTCGACGTGCTCGCCCACGCCTCCGAGCCCTACGTCTCCCGGCTGAACTTCGAGCCGTCACTGGGCAACGCGATCCGCGCGATCAAGCTGACCGCCGAGAACCTGCGCGAAGCCACCTGGAACGGAACCGATCTCAAGGGCCGCGAGGGCATGATGTACGCCCAGTACATCGCGGCGCAGGCGTTCAACTCCGGCGGGCTGGGCATCATCCACTCGATCTCGCATGCGGTGTCGGCGTTCTACGACACCCACCACGGGCTGAACAACGCGATCGCGCTGCCCCGGGTGTGGGCGTTCAACATGCCGGTGGCCTACAAGCGCTTCGCCGACATCGCACAGGCGATGGGGGTGGACACCTACGGCATGACCGATGTGCAGGCCGCCGACGCCGCGCTGGCCGCCGCGATCCGGCTGCTGCGTGACGTCAACATCATCGAGCGCTTCGTCGACGTCAAGCAGGACAGCTACTCGAAGAACCGGCTGGGGCAGGGCCCGACGAAGTTCTACGAGAATGCCAAGGTGATCACGGGCGACAAGGCCGACGTCGACCGCATCACCAACCATGTTCTCGGCGATGCCTGCACCCCGGGCAACGCGAAGGAGTGCACGTTCGACACCGTGCGCCCCGTGGTCGAGCACTGCATGAACGGCAGCCTCGACGAGCTGCTGCCGTAACGATGTTCGCAACCGTCGAGGACGTGCGCGAGGCGCTCGCCGGCGAGGGCTACATCGCCGACGAGCGCCTGGCCACCACGGTGTTCCTGCAGACCCGGCTGGACAAGCCACTGCTGATCGAGGGACCCGCCGGTGTCGGCAAGACCGAACTGGCCAAGGTGCTGGCCGCGGCGACCGGCCGCCGCCTGCTGCGGCTGCAGTGCTACGAGGGTCAGGACGAGACCAAGGCGCTCTACGAGTGGGACTACGGCAAGCAACTGCTCTACACCCAGATCCTGCGGGAGAAGATCGGTCAGATCGTCTCCGACGCCACGGATCTGACGGAGGCCGTCGAACGGATCGGCGCGCAGGAGAGCGTGTTCTTCTCCGACCGCTTCCTCGCTCCGCGACCTCTGCTGGAAGCGGTCCGGTCCGAGGAACCGGTGGTGCTGCTCGTCGACGAGATCGACCGCGCCGACGAGGCGTTGGAGGCGGTGCTGCTCGAATTGCTCGGCGAATACCAGGTGTCGGTGCCCGAGATCGGCACCTTCACCGCGAGGCATGCGCCGTATGTGATCCTCACGTCGAACAACACCCGCGATCTGGCGGCGGCACTGAAACGACGCTGCCTGCACCTGTTCCTGGACTATCCGGCGGCCGAGCGCGAACTGGAGATCGTGCGGTCCAAGAACACCGGGTTGACCGACGCGCTGGCCGCGCAGCTCGTCGACATCGTCCGCGGCCTGCGGGAGCTGGAACTGCGCAAGGCGCCGAGCATCTCGGAGACCATCGACTGGGCCCGCACGCTGGCGGTGCTCGGCGTCGACGAGTTGTCGGCCCAGATGCTGTCGGACACCGTGTCGGTGGTGGTGAAGTACGACAAGGACGTCCGCAAAGCGCTCGACGCGCTGCCGCGGCTGGTCGACCCGAATGCGACGGTGCCCGAACAGCACCCGCACCGCCACGGCCATGACCACGGTCACGACCATGATCACGACCACGGTCACGGTCACGATCACGGCGACGACGGGAAAGCGGCCCGGCTGGCCAAGGACCGGCCCGGTCGGTTCACCGACGGTTACTACGGCACACCCAAAAAGACCGCGGCGGCGACGCTGGGCCGGCGCCGGGCACTGTAGGCCATGGAGGCCACCCTGCACCGGTTCGTCCGGCTCCTGCGTCTGGCCGGGGTCCGCGTCTCGATCCCCGAGGCGCTGGACGCGATGCGGTGCGCCGGGCAGCCCGGTGTGTTGTCGTCCCGGGCTGTCCTGCGGACCGCATTGCGCGTCGCGCTCGTCAAAGACGAGCGCGACGCCCCGGTGTTCGACGAGATCTTCGACGCGTTCTTCTCGCTCGTGCGGGTCGGCGGCGCGGAAGACGGCCACGGGCACTCGCATGCGCACGACGATCTCGTCGACACCGGAGAACTCGAATCCTTCACGCTCTCCGAGGAACCCAGCGACACCCCCGAACAGGGACACGAGCACGGCAAGCCGTCCAGCATCCGGGACTACTTCAAACAGGAGGACCTGGCGCAGCGCTACAACCTGCACCAGGAGGCCAACAAGATCGACCTCGCCGCGCTGACCGACGAGATCGCGTTCTCCAAGGACAGCCGCAGCGGCGCCGACGACGCGGTGCGGATCCAGTTGTCCACCGACCGGCTGAGCGGCGCCACGTCCGCGGGTGATCTGGCCACCTCCGCAGGCACCGCCGTCGACGCCGAGTTGACCATCGCCGAGC contains:
- the egtC gene encoding ergothioneine biosynthesis protein EgtC, with amino-acid sequence MCRHLAWLGAPVSLASLMLEPPSGLLVQSYAPRRQKHGLMNADGWGAGFFDGTLPRRWRSAAPLWGDASFASVAPALVSGCVVAAVRSATVGMPIEPSASAPFTDGTWLLSHNGVVDRAVLPLSAHAESTNDSALLAALIFDRGMDALGDTITGVAADAPNARLNILAANGSRLVATTWGDTLSVLRRADGVVLASEPYDDDPSWQEIPDRHLVTVDGAAGDARVELTPLKGS
- the egtD gene encoding L-histidine N(alpha)-methyltransferase, coding for MTFSLENYLAADAAEAALRRDVRDGLSGTPKSLPPKWFYDSVGSDLFDQITRLPEYYPTRAEAQILAAHAGEIAEVSGADTLVELGSGTSEKTRRLLDAMAGRGALRRFIPFDVDAGVLEAAGAAIESEYPGTDVAAVCGDFEEHLGKIPATGRRLVAFLGSTIGNLTPGPRAEFLSSVAAMMEPGDALLLGTDLVKDTDRLVRAYDDSAGVTARFNLNVLAVVNRELGADFDLDAFAHVARWNAEKERIEMWLRSVRAQTVRIAALDLDVDFGDGEEMLTEVSCKFRQSRVDSELGAAGLRRTHWWTDDAGDFGLSLAVK
- the egtE gene encoding ergothioneine biosynthesis PLP-dependent enzyme EgtE, with the translated sequence MSLAEAWRAARPPAAGVHLDSAACSRQSFAAIEAAAQHARHEAEVGGYVAAEAAAPALDAGRAAVRALTGMSDADVVFTTGSNNALDILLSDWPGERVIACLTSEYGPNLAIMARHGFEIRELPVDGFGRLDLDAVGAALASDPPALVHFTMLGSHSGVVQPVRDIAGACHTQGLPLIVDAAQGFAHLDCAGIGADALYSSSRKWAAGPRGVGVLATRPGFLTEDTRGRLDHAEKNVASHVGLSVALGEHVAAGPEVIQARLREVGAATRRALAALTDWQVREAADEPSAITTVLPPDGVDPLHVRARLIAEHAIVTTYVGVERAPGEMVRPALRVSPHVDVTDDDLEALTAALAAVSGV
- a CDS encoding cation:dicarboxylate symporter family transporter → MTATESDQSRPEKKKRDRTHWLYIMVIVAVVAGIVVGLVAPDAAASLGVLGELFVKLIKMMIVPVIFCTVVLGIGKVRAATAVGKVGGLALGYFLVMSTVALAIGLVVGNLISPGTGLDVTADPGKGAELAGEAESAGGAMDFISDIIPSTLFSSLTEGNVLQALFVALLVGFGIQSLGRTGEPLLRGIEAVQKLVFKILIGVLWLAPIGAFGAIAEVVGDTGFEAVIQLGVLMLAFYLTCVIFVFGVLGALLWMVARVSVFKLARYLAREYLLIVATSSSESALPRLIAKMEHAGVEPATVGIVVPTGYSFNLDGTAIYLTMASLFIADALGDPLSIPEQLGLLAFMIIASKGAAGVSGAGLATLAAGLQSHRPELLDGVGIIVGIDRFMSEARALTNFSGNAVATLLVGCWTHTVDSGRLNDVLDGNRPFDESTMVDDHDATHDVRDTHEARDTSESRKTSPTG
- the mdo gene encoding NDMA-dependent methanol dehydrogenase (This methanol dehydrogenase is considered a nicotinoprotein, since its NADP cofactor remains is not dissociable, but instead remains permanently bound. A member of this family has been shown to act as a formaldehyde dismutase, able to convert two molecules of formaldehyde (plus one water molecule) into one of methanol and one of formate, with no net change in its redox state. More recently, it was shown in Mycobacterium smegmatis that this enzyme is critical to ethanol utilization, for which the biosynthesis of the cofactor-like electron carrier mycofactocin is also required.), with the translated sequence MKVEDLLKPFPIKEFHPFPRAMMGPGAHEMVGPEALKMGFKRTLLMSSGLRGTDIVHNMAESLKWHGLEVVVYDQVESNPKDYNVMDAVKLYQENECDSFVSIGGGSTHDACKGARISIAHDGRNVNDFEGFNKSENPKNPPHIAISTTAGTGSETSWAYVITDTTTDPDNPHKYVAFDDASVATLAVDDPVLYFECPVDYTAQCGFDVLAHASEPYVSRLNFEPSLGNAIRAIKLTAENLREATWNGTDLKGREGMMYAQYIAAQAFNSGGLGIIHSISHAVSAFYDTHHGLNNAIALPRVWAFNMPVAYKRFADIAQAMGVDTYGMTDVQAADAALAAAIRLLRDVNIIERFVDVKQDSYSKNRLGQGPTKFYENAKVITGDKADVDRITNHVLGDACTPGNAKECTFDTVRPVVEHCMNGSLDELLP
- a CDS encoding AAA family ATPase, with translation MFATVEDVREALAGEGYIADERLATTVFLQTRLDKPLLIEGPAGVGKTELAKVLAAATGRRLLRLQCYEGQDETKALYEWDYGKQLLYTQILREKIGQIVSDATDLTEAVERIGAQESVFFSDRFLAPRPLLEAVRSEEPVVLLVDEIDRADEALEAVLLELLGEYQVSVPEIGTFTARHAPYVILTSNNTRDLAAALKRRCLHLFLDYPAAERELEIVRSKNTGLTDALAAQLVDIVRGLRELELRKAPSISETIDWARTLAVLGVDELSAQMLSDTVSVVVKYDKDVRKALDALPRLVDPNATVPEQHPHRHGHDHGHDHDHDHGHGHDHGDDGKAARLAKDRPGRFTDGYYGTPKKTAAATLGRRRAL